A DNA window from Theobroma cacao cultivar B97-61/B2 chromosome 5, Criollo_cocoa_genome_V2, whole genome shotgun sequence contains the following coding sequences:
- the LOC18598678 gene encoding pentatricopeptide repeat-containing protein At1g80270, mitochondrial, giving the protein MWALRRVANPLKDRRISIQASYAASAKLQISSNYIDGKAVIFESSPTISDKRPSLLRFYHSRHASCNFSVGRCGLSSQAGAESSGEEDELEDGFSELETPATAEKKENCSAQDKAEDGLISDPELSGDEEDIEETAKNELELSEDETDLSDKKSSTRRIVSELFKAVIAAPGLTVDKVLDKWLEEGKAFNRTEISVAMLNLRKRRMYGRALQLSEWLEANKQLDFTERDYASRLDLIAKVRGLLKAEMYIEKIPKSFRGEVIYRTLLANCVVANNVKKAEEVFNKMRDLELPITSFSCNQLLLLYKRLDKKKIADVLLLMEKENVKPSLFTYKILIDTKGLSNDITGMDQIVETMKAEGVEPDIHTQSILAKHYVSGGLTEKAVEVLKGMEGDNIKENRWACRFLLPLYADLGKAVEVERVWKVCESNPRLEEYMAAIEAWGKLNKVEEAEAVFEMMLKTWKKLPARYYASLLKVYSNHKMLQKGKDLVKRMADDGCQIGPLTWDALVKLYVEAGEVEKADSILQKACQQNQVKPMFSSFMAVMEQYSKRGDIHNSEKMFHRMRQAGYMARLRQFQSLVQAYVNAKAPAYGIRERMKADNIFPNKALAAQLAQVDAFRKNAASDLLD; this is encoded by the exons ATGTGGGCATTACGCCGAGTTGCTAATCCTCTCAA GGATAGAAGGATTAGCATTCAAGCTTCTTATGCTGCTTCTGCTAAATTACAGATTTCAAGTAACTACATAGACGGAAAGGCTGTTATTTTCGAGTCTTCTCCAACAATATCTGATAAACGTCCATCTTTGTTGAGATTTTACCATTCAAGACATGCTTCCTGTAATTTCTCTGTTGGGAGGTGTGGCCTTTCTTCCCAAGCTGGTGCAGAAAGCAGTGGGGAGGAAGATGAATTGGAAGATGGCTTTTCTGAACTTGAAACACCTGCTACTGctgagaagaaagaaaattgcaGTGCTCAGGACAAAGCTGAAGATGGATTGATTTCTGATCCAGAATTATCTGGTGATGAGGAAGATATTGAAGAAACTGCTAAAAATGAACTGGAATTGTCAGAGGATGAGACTGATCTTAGTGACAAAAAGTCGTCCACTAGAAGGATTGTCTCAGAACTGTTCAAAGCTGTTATCGCTGCTCCAGGTCTTACTGTTGATAAGGTTCTTGATAAGTGGCTTGAGGAAGGAAAAGCTTTTAACAGAACTGAGATTTCAGTAGCCATGCTCAATCTTCGCAAGCGTCGAATGTATGGAAGAGCATTGCAG CTCTCTGAGTGGCTGGAGGCAAATAAGCAGCTTGACTTCACTGAGAGAGATTATGCTTCTCGTCTTGATTTGATTGCCAAAGTGCGTGGTCTCCTAAAGGCTGAAATGTACATTGAGAAGATCCCAAAATCTTTCAGAGGAGAGGTAATCTACCGAACTCTGCTGGCTAACTGTGTTGTTGCTAACAATGTGAAGAAAGCAGAAGAGGTCTTTAACAAAATGAGGGACCTAGAACTCCCAATTActtcattttcttgcaaccagCTGTTGCTCCTCTACAAGAGGCTTGACAAGAAGAAAATAGCTGATGTATTGTTATTAATGGAGAAAGAAAATGTCAAGCCTTCACTCTTCACTTACAAAATCTTAATTGACACCAAAGGTTTATCCAATGACATAACTGGGATGGATCAAATTGTTGAGACAATGAAGGCTGAAGGTGTTGAGCCAGACATCCACACACAATCCATTCTGGCTAAGCACTATGTGTCTGGGGGGCTTACAGAAAAAGCTGTGGAGGTTTTAAAGGGGATGGAAGGGGACAACATAAAAGAGAATCGTTGGGCTTGCCGGTTTTTGCTTCCTCTATATGCAGATCTTGGAAAGGCTGTTGAAGTGGAAAGAGTTTGGAAGGTCTGTGAATCGAATCCCCGCCTTGAAGAGTACATGGCTGCTATTGAAGCTTGGGGCAAGTTAAATAAAGTTGAAGAGGCAGAGGCAGTTTTTGAAATGATGTTAAAAACATGGAAGAAGCTTCCTGCAAGGTATTATGCCTCGCTCTTGAAGGTGTATTCAAACCATAAGATGCTGCAGAAAGGGAAGGATCTTGTAAAACGTATGGCAGATGATGGGTGCCAGATTGGCCCATTGACCTGGGACGCTCTTGTGAAGCTTTATGTGGAGGCAGGGGAAGTGGAAAAGGCGGACTCAATCTTGCAGAAGGCATGCCAGCAGAACCAGGTTAAGCCAATGTTTAGTTCCTTCATGGCTGTTATGGAGCAGTATTCTAAGAGAGGTGATATTCataattctgaaaaaatgttCCATAGAATGAGACAGGCTGGATATATGGCTCGACTACGTCAGTTCCAATCTCTAGTCCAAGCATATGTAAATGCCAAAGCTCCAGCTTATGGGATCAGGGAGAGAATGAAAGCTGATAATATATTCCCAAATAAGGCATTAGCAGCACAACTGGCTCAAGTTGATGCATTCAGGAAGAATGCAGCATCTGATTTGCTTGATTAA